In the genome of Salinigranum halophilum, the window CGACTCCCACCGGAACTCCGAGACCAGGTGTCGTTCGTCGACCCCGGCGGACGCCGCGAGGGAAACGCCAACCCCATCGAGGCCGACCGGGTCGCCGACATCGTCGAATCGTTCCTCGCCGCGGGCGTCGATGCGGACGACGTCGGCGTCATCGCCCCGTTCCGCGCACAGGTCGCCGAACTCGGCCGGCGGGTGGACGTGACGGTCGACACCGTCGACCGTTTCCAAGGCTCCGCGAAGGAGGTCATCGTCATCTCGTTCGTCGCCACTGGCACCCTCGACGGCCCCATCTTCGAGGACCCGCGCCGCGTGAACGTCGCGCTGACGCGGGCGAAGAAGGCGCTCGTCCTCGTCGGCGACGCGAGTGCGCTCGACTCCGAACCCTTCTACGCGGAGATGCTCTCGTGGGCGCGACGGGGGCAGCCGGTCGGGCAGGCGGACTGACGAGTCGTCCCACCCGGACTCAAGACGGTCGGGGGCGTTCGACCACCACACCATGACCGACACCCCGCTCGCCGAACAGTGTGCGACGGAGGTCGACGACCTCCACGCCTTCTTCGAACTCTGGTTCGTCGGCGAACTCCCGCAGCGACGAGAGGAACTGGCGCGCTTCGCGGACGTCCTCGCGGAAGACTTCCGGATGATTCAACCCTCGGGGCTGACGCGGACGCGCGAGGGGATCACGACGGACGTCTTCGACGCCCACGGCGCTCGGTCGGACGTCACCATCGAGACCTCCCCCTTCGAGCCACGGCACGTCGGGCGGGAGACGTGTCTCGGGACGTACGAGGAGTGGCAGTCGACGGGGGACGACCGGACGGGGCGTCTCGCGACGGTGCTGTTCCGTCGCGCACCCGAGACCCCGAACGGCGTCGAGTGGGTTCACCTCCACGAGACCTGGCTCGAGGACTAGGTCGCCGCCTGGCGGATGCGCTGGTCGATCTCCGCCTTCAGTTCCTCGCGGTCTCTGAGCGACGCGGCCCGGCCCGAGACCAGTTCGAGGAGGTCGTACTCGGCGAGGACGTCGCGCGTCGTCTCCTGGTCGAGGTCGAGCGCGCGCTGGACGTCGTACAGCGTGTTCGCCTCCTCGACGGCCCGCTGGAGGTCCGCCGTCGAGAGCGAGCCGGGAAGGTCGAGTTCCGGGAGCCTGTCCGCGACGGTGTCGGCGTCGTCCGCCTCGGAGGCGGACTCGCTCTCGTCGTTCGTCTCATCGGACGCCTGTGAGCGCGGCTCTCCCTCGGCACCGTCGGCGTCCTCACCGTCCTCGCGATGTTCGTCGGGCTCGTCCTCGTCGATGCCTGTGGCTGGTGCTCCGTCGTCTCTCGGCTCGTCGGTGTCGGCGTCCACATCGGCGTCGGCGTCCACATCGGCGTCGGCGGCCTCCCGCTCGGACGTCTCTTCGTCCGCGGGCTCGGCGCGGCTGGGCGCTCCCGTCCCCGGCTCGTGGATGCCGTGGCGAATCATCTGCTTGCGGACCGCCTGCGCGCCGACGTCGACGTCGAGCGCCTCCGTCATCTCCGCGAACGTCTCGTACTCCTCGTAGACGCGCGCGAGGACGTCGGGGTCGTGGTGGACGGTCCGGTCGCGTTCGTCGGCGGCGAGTTCCGAGAGGGGATGTGCCTTCGTCCGGTGTATCTTCATCCCCCGCTCCGTCTCGAACGTCCGGTCACAGTCGGGGTGTGTACAGGAGACGATTCCGTTCGGGTCGTTCCTGTCGTTCCCGTCGGTCCCGTCGGGTTCGTCGGCTTCGACGTCGGCGCGTCCCCCGGGCGAGTCGGCTTCGACGTCACGCGCGTCGGTCGCCGCCGCCTCGACGTCCGCGACGGCGTCGGCGTCGCCGTCGGCACTGTCACCAGTGTGCCGGTCGTCCCCCGCGCTCGCGCTCTCGTCCCGTGTCGTCACCGAACGGGAGCCGGCCGTGTTCGCACCGACGGGTTCCGACGGCGTTCCCGCCGACTGCTCGGTCGTTCCGGGCCGGTCGACGTCGAGGGGACCGACGTCCCCGTCGGTCGGGAGGTCGATACGCAGCTGGACGGAGAAGCTGTCGTCTCCCGAGGGACCGCCCTCACCGTCGTCGAGGGGCTTGGCTTGCTGTACGCTGATTCCGTTCGTCTCGAGCGTCTCGATGAGCGTCGCGAGCTGCCGATACCTATGGCTGAGTGACATATCGTAGTGGTCCCCTGACCCTCCCCGGGCCTGCTTCGTTAGAAGAAATGTAATCCAAACGATTACATAACGCTTTGGTCTACTACATCAGAATCGATAAGCAAGGACGTGTTTGTGGGGGTCTCGACCCGTCACGTGGCCCGCGACCGCACCGGGACGTTGATACCGGCTAGCGCCGAACGTGGTCGACATGGGACTGCGATCAACCTGGCAGAACAACCAGCAGGTGCGGCGTGGGGTGATGGGAGCCATCGCGGGCTCCGTTGCCGGCATCACGGCGGCGGGCCTCGAAGGCGGTATCCTCCAGCGCTACGGCGTCGCGATCTTCCTCGGCATCGTCGTCTTCATCGCGCTGAAGCTCCTCCTCGAGTAGTCTAGTCGAGGTCGCCCGGTGAGTCGGCTGTTGCGTTCGCGCCCTCGTCGAGCGCTGTCAGGACCCGCTCGTGG includes:
- a CDS encoding DUF4440 domain-containing protein, translating into MTDTPLAEQCATEVDDLHAFFELWFVGELPQRREELARFADVLAEDFRMIQPSGLTRTREGITTDVFDAHGARSDVTIETSPFEPRHVGRETCLGTYEEWQSTGDDRTGRLATVLFRRAPETPNGVEWVHLHETWLED